Within the Serratia sp. UGAL515B_01 genome, the region GCGTAGAACCTTTTGCTATCAGGCGGCCCGCTTGCAATAGCCAAACTTCATCTGCCTGTTGCAAGGTATGATTAAGATCGTGCGCACAAATCATGACACTACGGCCACTGTGGCAAAACTCACGCAACAAATGATCAAGTGCCGCTTTTTGAGCTACATCCAAGCTATTTGTCGGTTCATCAAGCAATAGTAACTGACTTTGCGGATTCACCGTCGGCCATACCTGCAACAAAACAGCAGCTAACCGTACCCGTTGCCACTCACCTCCAGATAGCTTACTCAACATACGTGACAATTTATCCGTAAGTTTCAGGCGTCGACACAGGTAAGTAATGGTGCTTTCCAACACGCTTTCTCCACACCCTACGGGGCGGTGTAGGGCCAGATACTGAAATACAGGCATCAATGACATCGCGGACTGTTGCTGGCTGAGATAGGCTCGACGCTTTGCTAACTCCATACCTGAATAGTCGCCAAGCAGTTTCTCAGATAAACGGATTTCACCAAGCCCTGGCAGTATTCCTGCCACTCTCGCCAGCAGTGTGCTCTTACCTGCACCGTTAGGACCAATCAGGTGGACCTGTACACCAGCAGCAACTTGCCCTGAAAGGGGTTCTAAGCGCCCTTTAACGCCAACCTGACAGAGTTGCAGCATGATTCTCTAAACTCCGTTACTTAGCCAGGGCCAATCTGATAGCTTCGGACAAGATGGGGTCTTCCGGCGTCATATCCGGAGAGAAACGCTGTATCACCTGCCCATCGCGGCCAATCAAGAATTTCTCAAAGTTCCATAAGATATCACCAACTTGCTTTGGCGCACGATCTTTGCTTTTCATTCGTTCAAAAAATACGCTTCCAGCAGGTTCTACAGCCTGCGGTTGCGCCGCAATAAGTGCCTGATAAAGCGCATGACGGTTGGGACCATTCACTTCAATTTTAGCGAACATCGGAAACTTGACGCCAAAGGTGCCACGGCAGAATGCCAGTATTTCCTCGTTGGTGCCGGGCTCCTGGCCGAGAAACTCATTGGATGGAAAACCCAACACTTCAAAACCTTGCTCATGCCACGTTTCATAAAGCTTTTCCAAACCTTCGTACTGCTTGGTCAGGCCACATTCCGACGCAACATTCACTACCAACAACACCTTACCCATGTAAGTTTCAAGGGTGATGGCCTGGTTTTCAATGGTTTTCAATGGAATGGTATAGATTGATTTGTTCATCAGATTTTATCCTATTAATTTATATGCAGGTAACGACGAAAAATTACAATTCTTTAACACTAAACACGTTGTCACCTTACGCTTTTTGTCCGAGCAAGCAACCAGATAAACAAGGGAGCCCCCATCGTCGCTGTAACTACACCAATAGGTAATTCAGATGAAACAAGCGCAATTCTGGCCACCACATCCGCTACCAGCAAAACACCACCACCAGCCAGCGCACAACCGGGCAATAGGAAACGTTGATTGGTCAACCCCATTAAGCGCAATATATGAGGAACGACCAGCCCGACAAAACCGATAACTCCCGCCAATGCCACACTGCTGCCAACTAGCCAACCAATAGCCAGAACCAGCAAATTGCGCCATAGATGAAGCGACAGCCCTAACTGCCATGCCTGGACTTCACCAAGCGCCATTAAGTTTAATGCTTTACCTTGAAAGCATAACCATAACAACACAGGTAAAAGTATTAGCATCAACCACTTCTGTCGCCAATCTACCCCGCCAAATCCCCCCATCATCCAATACATTAACTGTCGCAGATCGAAGCTGGAGCTGAAATATACCAGCCAAGTCGTGATGGCACTGCACACAATCCCTAATGCAACCCCCACAAGCAGTAGGCGTGCATTGCTCAACAGTCGACGACGGGCAAAACTCAGTAGCAAGCACGTCATCAGTAACGCGCCAAAGATAGCACTCAGACTCATCAAGGCTACAGGTAACAGGCTGTGGCCTAACAATACGGTTAATACCAAGGCAACACCTGCGCCATTTGCTACTCCAAGCAAACCTGGTTCTGCCAATGGGTTTTCAAAGAGTGCTTGCATTACCGCGCCAGCAACCGCCAGGCTCGCTCCAACTAACATTACGGCTAATGCACGCGGCAAGCGGAGTTGCCAGACAAATAACCGTGCCGACTCACTCAACCACTGAGAGGGCCAGAACCACATATCGCCAGCACTCAAACTGAAAACAAACGCGACTATGACGCCCAACAACAGCAACACAATATGCCGTTTATCTCGTTGGTGCTGATTTTGCTGTAATTGAGCGAAGGTCTGACAGGCAGGCATAGTACACAGGTTCCCTGAGGGCCGCAGAATTGCCCTATTCATCGATATCTTGAAGCGAATATTAGGGGGTTAGTGCCAAGAGGGGAAGTGCCGGGACGGATATTAAGGAGGTTAAAGCACGACAGGCACCAGCTACCCTCAAAAATATTTTTGTATAGAGCAGCATGAATGTCTCTTTCTGCCTAAAAACAGCAAAAAAAGAGGCCGCAATGTGATACATCGCGACCATCTTCAAAAGCTCGGCCAATAAACATTGGCCCAATATGGCTTTTTGGGTTTTATACCATTTACTCTTTAGGGCTGGCGTTCTCCACCCGACTTTTCAGCTTCTGTCCCGGACGGAA harbors:
- the btuD gene encoding vitamin B12 ABC transporter ATP-binding protein BtuD, which translates into the protein MLQLCQVGVKGRLEPLSGQVAAGVQVHLIGPNGAGKSTLLARVAGILPGLGEIRLSEKLLGDYSGMELAKRRAYLSQQQSAMSLMPVFQYLALHRPVGCGESVLESTITYLCRRLKLTDKLSRMLSKLSGGEWQRVRLAAVLLQVWPTVNPQSQLLLLDEPTNSLDVAQKAALDHLLREFCHSGRSVMICAHDLNHTLQQADEVWLLQAGRLIAKGSTLDVMVPELLSRVYEIDFHLQSSGSQRWIMTKSV
- a CDS encoding glutathione peroxidase produces the protein MNKSIYTIPLKTIENQAITLETYMGKVLLVVNVASECGLTKQYEGLEKLYETWHEQGFEVLGFPSNEFLGQEPGTNEEILAFCRGTFGVKFPMFAKIEVNGPNRHALYQALIAAQPQAVEPAGSVFFERMKSKDRAPKQVGDILWNFEKFLIGRDGQVIQRFSPDMTPEDPILSEAIRLALAK
- the btuC gene encoding vitamin B12 ABC transporter permease BtuC, giving the protein MPACQTFAQLQQNQHQRDKRHIVLLLLGVIVAFVFSLSAGDMWFWPSQWLSESARLFVWQLRLPRALAVMLVGASLAVAGAVMQALFENPLAEPGLLGVANGAGVALVLTVLLGHSLLPVALMSLSAIFGALLMTCLLLSFARRRLLSNARLLLVGVALGIVCSAITTWLVYFSSSFDLRQLMYWMMGGFGGVDWRQKWLMLILLPVLLWLCFQGKALNLMALGEVQAWQLGLSLHLWRNLLVLAIGWLVGSSVALAGVIGFVGLVVPHILRLMGLTNQRFLLPGCALAGGGVLLVADVVARIALVSSELPIGVVTATMGAPLFIWLLARTKSVR